AAATGGGGGGCGGCATTGCTGCTGCTGGTCACGCTGGCGCTGCTGGCCGTGGACCTTGCCACCAGTTACCGCCAGCTGGAAACCGAAGCCGGCCGCCAGGCCAGCGGCCTCAGCCAGCTGTTATCGGAGCGGCTGAGTTCGGGCATACACGAGGCAGGCCTGATCCTGCAAAGCAGCAATCAGATCCCAGAGGTGCAGCGCCTGCTGCGCAGCAGCGGCCTGCCCCCGGACATGCGCCAGAGCCTGACGCTGAAACTGCAGCAGCAATTGCAGCTGGCGCCCTATCTCAGCCGCATTGAAATCGTGGACACCGCCTGCCAAACCGTATTCAGCAGCAAACCCGACAGCGCATCCCACCCCCACCACAACGAGTTCTGCCGTTGGCTGCACCGGGTGGACCCCAAGGAAAACAATTACACCACGGTGATCCACAGCCCGATCGAGGGCGGCATCGTGCTGGCCAACAAGCTGTACGACAGCGAAGGCAACCTGGTGGGCATGGCCACCGGCCTGATCAAGCACAATTTCATCCAGGACGAAGTCAGCCGGCTGACCGTGGGCGAGCACGGCGAGATCCTGGTGCTGGACCAGCGCCAGCTGACCGTGACGCGCTGGCCGCAAACCAGCGGCGGCGATCCGCAAAGCTACCGCCCGCTGCAGCCGCGCGAAATACTGGCTCACGATGCCGGCCAGATGCTGTTCAACGCGCCCTCCAGCTTCGACGGCGCCGAACGGTTGTACAGCATGCGCCAGACCGGCAGCTACCCATTCCAGGTCGCGGTGGGACTGTCGCGGCGGGACTTCACCCGCTTCGTCTGGGACAAGGCCTGGCTGGCCATCCCCGGCTGGCTGTTCGTCGCCGCGCTGACGCTGCTGGCGCTGCGCAAGCACCTGTCCAACCTGGAGCAGCACCGACAGCTGCTGCAGGGCAACGAACGCATACGCGCGAGCGAAGAACAGGCCCGGCTGATCCTGGACACCGCGCCGCTGGCGCTGCTGCTGGTCAACCCTCAAACCATCCGCATCCAACACGCCAACTCGCTGGCGCGGGAAATGCTGAGCCTGC
This genomic window from Chromobacterium phragmitis contains:
- a CDS encoding sensor domain-containing diguanylate cyclase — translated: MALPSMDMTPRRFGTRSARHAKWGAALLLLVTLALLAVDLATSYRQLETEAGRQASGLSQLLSERLSSGIHEAGLILQSSNQIPEVQRLLRSSGLPPDMRQSLTLKLQQQLQLAPYLSRIEIVDTACQTVFSSKPDSASHPHHNEFCRWLHRVDPKENNYTTVIHSPIEGGIVLANKLYDSEGNLVGMATGLIKHNFIQDEVSRLTVGEHGEILVLDQRQLTVTRWPQTSGGDPQSYRPLQPREILAHDAGQMLFNAPSSFDGAERLYSMRQTGSYPFQVAVGLSRRDFTRFVWDKAWLAIPGWLFVAALTLLALRKHLSNLEQHRQLLQGNERIRASEEQARLILDTAPLALLLVNPQTIRIQHANSLAREMLSLPPRDPEEGASSELNLPLKLRPVEQWLLEDEEVLQQEVEVELEDKSKLWVIASLRRLGHDKQPSALIALYDISGRKQLEQQLHESNQQLAEMAVTDPLTRLYNRRHADMVLRDEISRCERYGQTMAIAVFDIDHFKRFNDQYGHQAGDDVLVAVANALRDTTRNTDINARIGGEEFMVIFPYTRLRDAHKVMGRLQMALTHTTFPFVEQRITFSGGVTDWRPGDSPTLMMARADKLLYEAKQSGRNVVLADQEEA